The following proteins are encoded in a genomic region of Primulina huaijiensis isolate GDHJ02 chromosome 3, ASM1229523v2, whole genome shotgun sequence:
- the LOC140973612 gene encoding uncharacterized protein yields the protein MACPNCSKACGGAYKYEFTCFYCNQNFPSPKPLLRFQAELFDGTGNLHVYVEHKEASILLCMSGEDVIEAEEKEMPFCPNVFNQKLQETQFLFQLRTSWNKARGKSFVRNTVIACLPASESSSASASHSYEDKGSTFKGEGLLQENVALSESQESSSAMQEEHFETDLKTQHASITGKRRIDSKEKVLSGSLKHVKQD from the exons ATGGCTTGCCCAAATTGCTCTAAAGCTTGTGGCGGTGCATACAAGTATGAGTTTACATGTTTCTACTGCAACCAAAATTTCCCAAGTCCAAAACCCTT GTTACGATTCCAGGCAGAATTGTTCGATGGTACTGGGAATTTGCATGTTTATGTGGAGCACAAGGAAGCAAGCATATTGCTATGTATGTCAGGAGAAGATGTAATTGAGGCTGAAGAAAAG GAAATGCCATTTTGCCCCAACGTTTTTAATCAAAAGTTACAGGAGACACAATTCCTTTTCCAACTAAGAacgtcgtggaacaaagcaagAGGAAAAAGTTTCGTTCGAAACACAGTCATCGCATGTCTACCGGCTTCAGAATCATCATCAGCATCAGCATCGCACAGCTATGAAGATAAAGGTTCTACTTTCAAAGGTGAGGGTTTGTTACAGGAGAACGTAGCTTTATCTGAATCCCAAGAAAGCAGCtctgcaatgcaagaagaacaCTTTGAAACAGATCTTAAAACACAGCATGCCAGCATAACAGGTAAGAGAAGAATAGATTCCAAAGAGAAAGTGTTGAGTGGAAGCTTAAAACATGTTAAACAAGACTGA
- the LOC140973611 gene encoding kinesin-like protein KIN-7F: MGAIVAEDLLNWEKLQGMGNGSDEKILVLVRLRPLNEKEIARNEVVDWECINATTILYRNSLQERSGLPTAYSLDRVFRGDCTTREVYEEGTKDIALSVVGGINSTIFAYGQTSSGKTYTMNGITEYTVADIYDYILKHEERAFVLKFAAMEIYNEVVRDLLSTDNTPLRILDDPEKGTVIEKLTEETLKDWNHLKELLSICEAQRQVGETSLNETSSRSHQILRLTIESSAREFLGKGNSTTLVASVNFVDLAGSERASQALSVGQRLKEGCHINRSLLTLGTVIRKLSKGRHRHVNYRDSKLTRILQPALGGNARTAIVCTLTPARSHVEQSRNTLLFATCAKEVSTNAQVNVVMSDKALVKQLQKEVARLESELRSPGSTCDHAALLRKKDVQIEKLEKENKELKKERDLAHSRIEELLRVVENNKVSQKLVGILSVDGEFECNGMSDPLLSESSEDHSLSDVVSDSSKGIDESMTAIGEYSDDMCKEVGCIEMAESEQDGSNGENRERSPNAWQLRYESIAQETAGALSTRISDLESGHSFGLLEQKFQDLQKTIDSLVVPYPESSSPGATSTSMTGSEGLKMTPSRSSRANLTVGSPDFEMPEQSESTPPTVLEKTFTRRPESVFQRKHWKIPPVIYGVNNEASSRNDSLSSDSGSFIDETNGKNAQGDEDIPTLGSFVAGLKEMAKLQYENQSMDQVEEIGKRAETNARDAAFDPVQDRSLKFEKLQKLIIELWQACNVSLVHRTYFILLIKDDFTDSIYMEVEHRRLSFLRETFSRGDSAVHDNRTLTLASSKKALRHEREMLSRLMHKRWTEDERTRMYNEWGISVKSKQRRLQLVRLLWSDTENMNRITKSAAIIAKLIGFSQHGQAHKEMFGLSFTPPRMSRRSFSWKNSMVSIL; the protein is encoded by the exons ATGGGGGCGATTGTTGCAGAAGATTTATTGAATTGGGAGAAGCTGCAAGGCATGGGGAACGGAAGTGATGAGAAGATTCTTGTGTTGGTGAGATTAAGGCCTTTGAACGAGAAGGAGATTGCACGAAATGAAGTTGTGGATTGGGAATGCATCAACGCGACCACTATTTTGTACCGGAACAGCCTACAGGAGCGGTCTGGACTTCCTACAGCTTACTCACTTG ATAGAGTATTTAGGGGTGACTGCACTACCAGGGAGGTGTATGAAGAAGGAACAAAAGATATTGCTCTTTCCGTGGTTGGTGGTATTAACT CAACGATTTTCGCATATGGTCAGACAAGCAGCGGGAAGACATATACAATGAATGGTATTACCGAGTATACGGTAGCTGATATTTATGATTATATACTTAAG CACGAAGAAAGAGCATTTGTTCTAAAGTTTGCTGCAATGGAGATATATAACGAAGTTGTTAGAGACCTCCTAAGCACGGATAATACTCCATTAAGGATACTTGATGATCCAGAG AAGGGAACTGTAATAGAAAAACTCACTGAAGAAACTTTAAAGGATTGGAATCACCTCAAGGAGTTGCTATCCATCTGCGAAG CGCAAAGACAGGTTGGAGAGACCTCATTAAATGAAACAAGCTCTAGATCCCATCAAATTCTTAGACTG ACAATTGAAAGTTCTGCTCGTGAATTTTTAGGGAAAGGCAACTCAACAACCCTTGTTGCTAGTGTG AATTTTGTTGACCTGGCAGGCAGTGAGCGCGCATCTCAAGCATTATCAGTTGGGCAAAGACTGAAAGAAGGCTGTCATATAAATCGTAGTTTACTGACTCTAGGGACTGTAATCCGGAAGCTGAG CAAAGGAAGGCATAGACATGTCAATTACAGAGATTCAAAGCTTACACGGATTCTGCAGCCTGCCCTGGGAGGCAATGCGAGAACTGCTATAGTTTGCACCTTGACCCCTGCCAGAAGCCATGTTGAGCAATCAAGAAATACCCTTTTATTTGCAACCTGTGCAAAGGAAGTATCAACTAACGCACAGGTCAATGTTGTGATGTCTGATAAGGCTTTAGTGAAACAACTTCAGAAAGAAGTAGCTAGGCTGGAGAGCGAGTTAAGAAGTCCAGGATCAACTTGTGATCATGCAGCATTGTTAAGAAAGAAAGACGTGCAAATTGAAAAG TTGGAGAAAGAGAATAAAGAGCTGAAGAAGGAACGAGATCTTGCTCATTCTCGGATTGAGGAATTACTACGAGTTGTCGAAAACAATAAGGTTTCACAAAAGCTCGTTGGAATTCTATCTGTTGATGGAGAGTTTGAATGTAATGGGATGTCAGATCCACTACTTTCAGAAAGCAGTGAGGATCATTCTTTATCTGATGTCGTATCTGATTCAAGTAAAGGAATAGATGAATCTATGACAGCGATTGGAGAATATTCTGATGACATGTGTAAGGAAGTTGGATGTATCGAGATGGCTGAATCTGAACAAGATGGGTCAAATGGTGAAAATAGAGAAAGATCACCGAATGCGTGGCAGCTTAGGTACGAGAGCATTGCACAGGAGACCGCAGGAGCATTATCCACCAGAATTAGTGACTTAGAAAGCGGCCATTCTTTTGGTTTACTTGAGCAGAAATTTCAAGATTTGCAGAAGACCATTGATTCCCTGGTCGTGCCTTACCCCGAGTCATCTTCTCCTGGGGCCACATCAACCAGTATGACTGGTTCTGAAGGATTAAAAATGACACCAAGCAGAAGTAGTAGAGCTAACTTAACGGTTGGTTCACCAGACTTCGAGATGCCTGAACAAAGTGAAAGCACACCACCAACAGTGTTGGAGAAAACCTTCACCAGAAGACCAGAAAGTGTCTTCCAAAGAAAGCACTGGAAAATTCCTCCTGTTATTTATGGTGTAAATAATGAGGCATCGTCCAGAAATGATTCTCTATCCTCAGACTCTGGTAGTTTCATAGATGAAACAAATGGTAAGAACGCCCAAGGGGATGAGGACATTCCCACTCTTGGTTCGTTTGTTGCTGGACTCAAGGAGATGGCGAAGCTTCAGTATGAAAATCAATCCATGGATCAG GTTGAAGAGATAGGAAAAAGAGCTGAAACGAATGCCAGGGATGCTGCCTTCGACCCAGTGCAAGATCGGTCCTTGAAATTTGAGAAGCTGCAGAAATTGATTATTGAACTATGGCAGGCTTGCAATGTGTCATTAGTCCATAGGACATACTTCATCCTCCTTATTAAAGACGATTTCACAGATTCCATTTACATGGAGGTAGAGCATAGGAGACTATCCTTCCTCAGGGAGACTTTTTCTCGGGGTGATTCAGCAGTTCATGATAATCGAACTCTGACACTAGCATCAAG CAAGAAAGCTCTTCGACATGAAAGAGAGATGCTGAGCAGGCTTATGCATAAAAGGTGGACAGAAGACGAAAGAACGAGGATGTACAATGAATGGGGCATCAGTGTGAAATCAAAACAAAGGAGGTTGCAACTGGTTCGCCTCTTATGGAGTGACACTGAAAATATGAACCGTATCACCAAGAGTGCTGCCATCATTGCGAAGCTGATTGGCTTCTCGCAGCATGGGCAAGCACACAAGGAGATGTTTGGACTTAGCTTCACGCCTCCACGCATGAGCAGAAGATCGTTTAGCTGGAAAAACAGTATGGTGTCTATTTTATAA